In one Rutidosis leptorrhynchoides isolate AG116_Rl617_1_P2 chromosome 8, CSIRO_AGI_Rlap_v1, whole genome shotgun sequence genomic region, the following are encoded:
- the LOC139863436 gene encoding uncharacterized protein, producing the protein MGFGEKWRNWIFSCLKSATISVLINGSPTKEFKLGRGVRQGDPLSLFLFILASEGLNILMKAAFEWGYYKGVKVGKDSINVTHLQYADDAMFFGSWSKGNEVQHVAARFNCQMGKLPFMLTLVKSVLNSLPLYYFSIYRAPSCVIKELERVRRNFFWGGNNNDNKMSWGNGDGGFISNLTLFGPKLSKACMVQVVGLMLNLPIDFSPTLVRGRISFLQGDDSWKWTMASSGRFSTKELHSKIKDKVNEGISAHVETLNNNLVPKKIEVFVWRARLKRLAVRMELDKQGVDLHSILCPLCNDEVESVEHTLILCKHAMEVWERVYRWWGFANVLNLSVTEAFLGNSPNSITPLQAKAWQAVEWVSGYLIWKNRN; encoded by the exons ATGGGATTCGGTGAAAAATGGAGGAATTGGATTTTTTCGTGTCTTAAGTCGGCAACGATTTCAGTTTTGATTAATGGATCCCCGACGAAGGAATTCAAGCTAGGGAGAGGGGTTCGTCAAGGAGACCCTCTTTCTCTGTTTTTATTTATCCTAGCATCGGAGGGTCTAAATATCCTAATGAAGGCGGCTTTTGAATGGGGTTACTACAAGGGTGTTAAAGTGGGCAAAGACTCAATCAATGTTACGCACTTACAATATGCAGATGATGCAATGTTTTTTGGGAGTTGGAGCAAAGGAAAT GAAGTCCAACATGTGGCGGCTAGGTTCAATTGTCAAATGGGAAAATTGCCTTTTAT GTTGACTTTGGTTAAATCGGTTTTGAATAGTCTTCCATTGTATTATTTCTCAATCTATCGTGCCCCGTCGTGTGTCATTAAAGAATTAGAGCGTGTGAGGAGAAATTTTTTCTGGGGCgggaataataatgacaataagatGTCATGG GGAAATGGAGATGGCGGTTTCATATCGAACCTCACTCTCTTTGGGCCAAAGTTATCAAAAGCTTGTATGGTTCAAGTGGTGGGTTTGATGTTGAACCTTCCCATAGACTTTTCCCCTACTCTTGTGCGTGGAAGGATATCATTTTTGCAG GGCGATGACTCGTGGAAGTGGACTATGGCTTCGAGTGGGAGATTCTCTACAAAGGAGTTGCATTCGAAAATCAAAGACAAAGTGAATGAAGGCATTTCAGCTCATGTCGAGACGTTAAACAACAATTTAGTACCAAAGAAAATTGAGGTTTTTGTTTGGCGAGCACGGTTGAAGAGACTTGCGGTTCGAATGGAATTAGATAAGCAGGGAGTGGATCTACACTCAATTCTATGTCCATTATGCAATGATGAGGTCGAATCGGTAGAACATACTCTAATTTTGTGCAAGCACGCAATGGAAGTATGGGAAAGAGTGTATCGGTGGTGGGGGTTTGCAAATGTATTGAACTTAAGTGTTACTGAAGCCTTTCTTGGAAATTCACCTAATTCGATTACGCCTCTTCAAGCAAAAGCATGGCAAGCGGTGGAATGGGTTAGTGGATATCTCATTTGGAAAAATCGAAACTAA